The following is a genomic window from Stenotrophomonas maltophilia.
AACAATGACACCCACCGGTACTACCCCTGCTGGCCCAGCGCGCGCAGCAGGCCGCGGGCCTTGGCGCGGGTCTCGTCCAGTTCCTTGTCCGGCTCCGAATCCACCACGATGCCGGCGCCGGTGCGGAAGCTCACCTCATGGCCATCCACTTCGGCAGTGCGGATCAGGATGTTCAGGTCCAGGTCGCCATCGCGGTTCAGCCAACCGAACGCGCCGGTGTAGGCCCCGCGCGGCACCTGTTCCAGCTCGCTGATGATCTGCATGCAGCGCACCTTCGGGCAGCCGGTGATGGTGCCGCCCGGGAAGGTGGCGGCAATCACCTCGCCGGGGGTGACCTCCGGGCGCAGGTGGCCGCTGACGTTGCTGACGATGTGGTGCACATGCGCGTAGCTCTCCACGGTCATCAGCTCATCGACCACCACGGTGCCAGGCTGGCAGATGCGGCCCAGATCATTGCGCTCCAGGTCGATCAGCATCACGTGCTCGGCACGCTCCTTGGGGTGGCCGACCAGCTCCTGGATGCGCGCGGCATCATCATCGCCTTCGAAGCGCGGCCGCGTGCCGGCAATCGGCCGGGTCTGCGCATGCCCGGCATGCACGGAGACCAGCCGCTCCGGCGAGGAGCTGACCACGTGGCGGCCGTGTGCGCTGAACAGGCCAGCAAACGGCGCCGGGTTGGCACGGCGCAGCTGCGCATACAGCGCCTGCGGGCTGACCGGCGCGGCGAACTGCGCGCTCCAGCGCCGCGACAGGTTCACCTGGAACACGTCGCCGGCGCGCAGGTAGTCGATCACCCGGCGCACGCCATCGGTGAAGCGCTGCGGCGCGTCTTCGCCGACCGCCTGCGGCGGCTGCCAGCCCTGCCCGGCTTCGGGCAGCGCGGTCGAAGCCAGTGCCACCAGCGCGTCCAGCAGCGCCTGCTCGCCGGCTTCGGCGATGACGAAGCTGGCGTCGTTGTGATGGTCATGCAGCACGGCGGCCGGGCAGCGCAGCGCCAGCGCGGTCGGGCGGCCGTCGTCGCGTGCACGTGCCGGCAGCACCGGTTCGATCTGGCTGGCCACTTCGTAATCCAGCATCAGCGCCCAGCCGCCACGGAACGGCAGGCTGTGGCTGCCATCATGCGGCAGGCGCTCATGCTGCCAGGCACGGTCCAGTGCCTGCAGGAACCTGCCGGGCTGCACCACGTCGTGCAGATCGCGCACCTGGCCATCGGCATCCAGCCGCAGGCCATCGCCCTGCGCGGCCAGCAGCAGGCTCCAGCGTCCCTGGGCGGTGCCCGAGGCGGTGGATTCCATCAGCAGCGGGAAACGCGCCGGGTCGTGCTGCTGCAGGGCCAGCAGGTCGATCGGGTGCGGTAGCGGGTGGATCAGCGGTGCGTGGGTCATGGCGGCCAGTTCGGGGGTTCAGATGCACGGAAGCCGCCTTGCGGCGGCTCCATGGAACGCGGAGTCGAGCATGGCTCGACTCTACAACTCGGTCAGATGCGCTTGAAGATCAGCGTGCCGTTGGTGCCGCCGAAGCCGAAGCCATTGGACATCACCACGTCCACCTTGGCCTGGCGTGCTTCGTTGGGCACGTAGTCCAGGTCACAGCCTTCGCCCGGCTGCTGCAGGTTGATGGTCGGCGGAATGACGTTGTCCTGCAGCGCCATCACCGAGAAGATCGCTTCCACGCCGCCGGCCGCGCCGAGCAGGTGGCCGGTCATCGACTTGGTGGAGCTGACCATCATCTTGTAGGCGTGGTCGCCGAAGGCGGTCTTCATCGCCATCGTTTCGCCGAGATCGCCCAGCGGCGTGGAGGTGCCGTGCGCGTTGAGGTAACCGACCTGTTCCGGGGTCACGCCGGCGTCCTTCATGGCCATCACCATGCAGCGCGCGGCGCCTTCGCCGTTCTCGCTCGGGGCGGTCATGTGGTACGCGTCGGAGCTGGCGCCGAAGCCGGCCAGTTCGCAATAGATCTTCGCGCCACGGGCCTTGGCGTGCTCGTACTCTTCCAGGATCAGGATGCCGGCGCCGTCGCCCAGCACGAAGCCGTCACGGTCCTTGTCCCACGGGCGCGAGGCCTGTTCCGGAGCGTCGTTGCGGGTGCTCATCGCCTTCATCGCGCAGAAGCCGCCCAGTGCGGTCGGCGAGGAGCCACGCTCGGCACCACCGACCACCATCACGTCGGCATCGCCGTACTGGATCATGCGCATCGCGGTACCGATCGAATGGTTCGAGGTCGCGCATGCCGACACCGCCGAGAACGACGGGCCCTTCAGGCCGCTGATGATGCTCAGCTGGCCCGGCAGCATGTTGATGATGGTCTTGGGCACGTAGAAGGGCGAGATCTTCTTGCCCTCGTGGAACTCGATGGTCTGCTCTTCGATACCGAGCAGGCCGCCGATGCCGGCGCCGACGATGGCGCCGATGCGCTCGGCATTGGCTTCGGTGATTTCCAGGCCCGAGTCGTGCAGGGCCATGAACGAGGCACCGAGGCCGTAATGGATGAACGGGTCCATCTTCTTGGCATCCTTGCCGCTGACCCGGTACTTGCCGAACAGTTCGTTGTCGGCGGTGATGTCAAAACCCTTGACCTCACCTGCAATCTTGGTGGTGAACCGGTCCAGGTAGGCATCGGCAACGTTGGTCAGCGGACCGATGCCCGAACGACCGTGGGTGATGCCTTCCCAGCTGCTGGCCAGATCATTGCCCAACGGCGAGACGATACCCAGGCCGGTTACGACGACGCGACGCTTCATTGCTGATTCTCCTGACCCGAAGGTTCAATCGGGTAACACGGTTTGCTTCGGTGTGATGCTCAAACACACGGGGCCGCAACTGCGGCCCCATGGGATGCGGTGCGCGGCGAGCGGAGACCCGCGCGCGCACTGCCGTCTGACATCAGGCCTTGACGTGGGCCTTGATGTAGTCGATGGCGGCCTGCACGGTGCTGATCTTCTCGGCTTCTTCGTCCGGGATCTCGCACTCGAATTCTTCTTCCAGGGCCATCACCAGCTCGACGGTGTCCAGCGAGTCAGCGCCCAGGTCATCGACGAACGATGCGCTGTTGGTGACTTCTTCTTCCTTGACGCCAAGCTGTTCGACGACGATTTTCTTGACGCGTTCTTCGATGGTGCTCATGGGATCTCGCTCCAGATGGAGTTGTGGTTCAAAAGTGGTCGCCATCAAAGGCGATGGCCGTGGGATAGTGTAGTGGAAACCGGCGCGGCCTTGCATCGCAGCAAAAACCTCAGCAGATCAACCACTTGCGGCGCAATCCCTGCGCCCCTTGCTTACGGCATGTACATGCCACCGTTCACATGGAGGGTTTCGCCGGTGATGTAACCGGCAGCCGGGCTGGCCAGGAAGGCCACCGCATGGGCGATGTCTTCGGGCGAACCCAGGCGTTCGAGGGCGATGTCGTTGATCAGCGCGGTACGCGCCTCTTCCGGCAACGCCTTGGTCATGTCGGTGTCGATGAAGCCCGGTGCGACCACATTGACGGTGACACCGCGCGAACCGATTTCCTTGGCCAGCGACTTGCTGAAGCCGATGATGCCGGCCTTGGCCGCGGCGTAGTTGGCCTGGCCGGCATTGCCGGTCACGCCCACCACCGATGCGATGTTGATGATGCGGCCCTTGCGCGCCTTCATCATGCCGCGCATGACCGCCTTGCTGGTGCGGAACACGCTGGTCAGGTTGGTGTCGATGATCGACGCCCAGTCCTCGTCCTTCATGCGCATCAGCAGGTTGTCGCGGGTGATGCCGGCATTGTTGACGAGGATCGAGATCGGGCCGAATTCCTTGGCGATGCCATCGAGCACGCTGTCCAGTGCGGCAGCGTCGGTGACGTTCAGCGCGCGGCCGTGACCGCCGTGGGCGGCCAGGCGCTCACCGATCGCGGCGGCGCCGGATTCGGTGGTGGCGGTGCCGATGACGGTGGCGCCCTGGGCGGCCAGCAGATCGGCGATGGCGGCACCAATGCCACGGCTGGCACCGGTGACCAGTGCGATTTCACCCTGCAGGGGCTTGCTCATGATGTTTTCCTCAGGCGGGAGCGGCCGCCGCACCCGGACCGCGTGCAGCGGCCACCGGTACGGTCGGCAGGAACAGGGAAGGTCAGGCCGACCATGCCTCGCGGGCGGCTTCGAAGTCGCCCGGCGTGGCCAGCGAACGGCCGTCGATGGCCTTGTCGATGCGCTTGACCAGGCCGGTCAGCACCTTGCCCGGGCCGCACTCGGCAACCTGGGTGATGCCACGGGCGGCCAGCGCCTGCACGCAACCGGTCCACTGCACCGGCTGGTACAGCTGCTGCACCAGCGCGGTTCGGATGGCATCGAGGCCGTCATGCACCTTGGCATCGACGTTCTGTACCACCGGCAGCTGCGGCGCCTGCCAGGACAGCCCCGCCATCACTTCGGCCAGGCGGTTGGCGGCTTCGCGCATCAGCGGGGTGTGCGAGGGCACGCTGACGGCCAGCTTGACCGCCTTGCGCACGCCCTTTTCGGCCAGCAGCGCCAGCGCGCGGTCGACCGCCTCGGCGTCGCCACCGATCACGATCTGGCCCGGCGAATTGAAGTTGGCCGGCACCACCACCTGGCTGCCTGCGGCTTCGGCGCAGACGTCCAGCACCAGCTGGTCTTCGGCACCGAGCACGGCGGCCATGGCGCCGACACCGGCCGGCGCGGCTTCCTGCATGAGCTGGCCGCGCAGGCGCACCAGGTGGGCGCCGTCGTGCAGGCTCAGCGCGCCGGAAGCGACAAGGGCGGTGTACTCACCCAGGCTGTGGCCGGCCAGCACCGACGGACGCGGACCGCCGACGGCGTTCCAGGCACGCCACACGCCGATGCTTGCGGCCAGCAGGGCCGGCTGGGTGTATTCGGTACGGTTGAGCATTTCCTCCGGGCCGCCCTGGGACAGCGCCCACAGGTCGACACCGGCACCGTCGGATGCCTCGGTGAAGGCTTCACGCACCTGCGGGTGCAGTTCGGCCAGCTCGGCCACCATGCCCACAGACTGCGAGCCCTGGCCGGGGAAGACAAAAGCGAGGGTGGATACGGTCACGCGGTCATCCGCTTGCTGCAATCGAAGCGGGCCATGATAAGGGCGAATCCGCTGTGTCGTCTGTACGTGCGCGTATGCAGGCGTATGGAGCGCGGCCGGGCAAGCGCAACCGGGTCAGACCCCTTTTCCGCAGGAAAAGGGATCTGACCCCTATCATCCATCAGCAGAACAGCTGCAGCACGTCCAGATCGCCGTCGGCGAGGAAGTCCACGCACAGCCCAACCAGCATCAGCACGCCAGCGGTACTGGCGCCATGGGTGATGAAGATCGAATGGGCCAGTGCGCGCGCTGAACGGCCCAGCTTCATGCAGACCCGGGCCAAGCTGCGCAGGCGGCCACTGACGGCGTGAACGTGCTCACGCACCGGCGCCTGAACCGCGCCCATCGCCTCGCCCATCATCGCCTGCAGCTGCTCGGGGCGGTCGGCGTAGTACTTGGCCACGCCGTAGCCGAACATCAGCCAGTCACGGGCCTGCGCTTCGGCCAGATCCATCACTTCCAGCGGATCTTCCTCGAAGTCGATGAAACCGACCTTTTCCCCATCCCAGGTCAGATTACGCGGCAGCGGCTGGCCGAAGTAGGCGCCGCGCGCGTGTGCCTCGGCGAGGGACTGCATCGCGGCCATCACCAGGCGGTCGCGCTGTGCGTCGTCGGCCTCGCGCAGGCAGGTATTGAACGAGCTGCCGTTGTCGCCGATCACCAGCGCGGCATGGCCGCTGCCCAGCACACCGGGCACGTTCACACCCTGCGCCTGCAGCTCAGCCAGGCGACGGGCCTCGGTTTCGCGCGCGGCATCGCCGCCTCGGTGCGGCGGCGGGCGCAGGGCATCGAGATGAAAACGGCGGGCGATGACATTGAGCAGGCCCAGGGCCAGTGCGCGGCTTCCCTTGCCGTACTGCTTCAGCCAGGCGCGCTGCCCTTCAATGACGATGGGCTCAACCATGACAGGACCTCCTAAACGCGTTACGGCCCCAGAGGGGCCGTAACGACAGACTTCACGTTGTCGTAACTTGCACTATCAATAGCGCAGCAGGGCCGAACCCCACGTGAAGCCGCCACCGAAGGCTTCCAGCAGCAGCAGCTGGCCACGCTCGACCTTGCCCGAGCGCACCGCGGCGTCCAGCGCCAGCGGCACCGAACCGGACGAGGTGTTGCCGTGCTTGTCGACGGTCACCACCACCTGCTCCATCGACATGTCCAGGCGCTTGGCCGTGGCTTCGATGATGCGCAGGTTGGCCTGGTGCGGAATCAGCCAATCCAGGTCGGATTTGTCCAGGCCATTGGCGGCCAGGGTTTCGTCCACGACCGAGTCCAGCGCCTTGACGGCGTACTTGAACACGTCGTTGCCCTTCATGTTGATGGTGCCACCCCCATTGGCGCCGCCCTTGAAGCCGGTCGAGACGCCCACCGGGTTCCACAGCAGTTCCTTCTTGCTGCCATCGGCATGCAGGTGGGTGCTGAGAATACCGGTTTCCTCGTCGGCCTTGAGCACGACAGCGCCGGCACCATCGCCGAACAGCACGCAGGTGGTGCGATCGTTCCAGTCGACCATGCGGGTCAGCGTTTCGGTGCCGATCACCAGCACATGCTTGCAGTCGCCGGAACGGATGAACTTGTCGGCCACGCCCAACGCGAACACGAAGCCCGAGCAGGCGGCGTTGACGTCAAAGGCAGGGCACCCCGCTACACCGAGCTTGGCCTGGATCAGGCACGCGGTGGAGGGGAAAATGAGATCAGGCGTGGTCGTGCCGACCACGATCATGTCGAGCTGCGAAGCATCGATGCCGGCCGCTTCAAGTGCGCGCAGCGCGGCCTGGTAGCCGAGATCGCTGGTGGTTTCGCCTTCGGCCGCGATGTGCCGTTCACGAATACCGGTGCGCGACTGGATCCACTCATCCGAGGTTTCGACCATTTTTTCCAGGTCGGCGTTGGTCAGGACTTTTTCCGGCAAATAGCTACCGGTGCCCGCGATCCTCGAGTAGATCCGCTTGCTCATCATGTTTCCTGTTGCGCGGGCCGCCGATCACCGGCACGCCCGGGAAAGAAGGCAAAGGCCGCTGCCCGGAGGCAGCGGCCTTCCCGGCACATCAATCTTCTTCGACGGCCGAGGTCTTGGTCTGGATGACCTTCTTGCCGCGGTAGAAACCGTCAGCAGTGATGTGGTGACGCAGATGCACTTCGCCGGTGGTCGGGTCGGTCGACAGCTGCTTGGCGCTCAGGGCGTCATGCGAACGGCGCTGGCCGCGACGGGACGGGGTAACACGGGATTTCTGGACAGCCATGGGATTGCTCCAAACTCGGTTCGTTTTGCTTCGTCGTTTCGTCGCACAGGACGCCAGCGCCCAGCACACTTTTCGCTTTCGCCGCAGCCGCCGACGACAACCGGCTGCTATTGTTTCTTCAATGCCGCCAACGCCGCAAACGGGTTGGCCTTCTTCGTTTCTTCTTCGCTCGGTGCCCAGTCCTTGTCGACTGCTTCACCGTCGGGCGACAGCGGTACCACCGGCACCGCCAGCACCAATTCGTCCTCGACCAGATCCAGCGGCTTCAGCTGGCCATCTTCCGGCACCAGCAACGCCTCGTATTCCTCCGGCAGGGACGATTCCTCGTCCTCGTCGCGGATCAGGCCAAGCCTCTGAGTCACCTTCACCGGCAACAGGAATCGCTGCATGCTGCGCTGACAGATCAGCGGCAGCGCGGTATCGATGGTCAGTTCCACATAGGATACCCGCAAGACGTCGTCGCGACCGAATTCAAGCGAGTAGACACACTCGCCGTCGGTATCGGCGACCAACCCCTGCAGGCGGGTCAATTCAGCCAGGGAGACCTGGCCGTCGAAGCGCCTTCGCGCTACAACCATCCGCCAGGCATCCAGCGTTTCGGGCACGTTCGCGGACATAAGCCGCTGAATACTAAGGATCGGGGCTGCGGCTGTCAAATGCCCGCCATACAGGGTCTTGCTGCGGGCGCCAGCGACGGGCCAGACTGCCCCGCCCTGCCCCGGTATTGTCGCATGTCACTGGTCCTGGCCTCCACGTCCCGCTACCGCCGCGAGCTGCTGCAACGGCTGGGGCTGCCCTTTGACTGCGCACGCCCGGAGGTGGACGAGACCCCCCTGCGCGGTGAGGCACCGCAGGTCCTTGCCGTGCGCCTGGCCGCCGCCAAGGCCGCCGAGGTGGCCGCCCGCCATCCCGGCGCTTGGGTGATCGGCTCGGACCAGGTGGCGGACCTGAACGGACAGCCGCTGGGCAAGCCTGGGACGGCCGAGGCGGCCTGCGCGCAGCTGGCGGC
Proteins encoded in this region:
- a CDS encoding aminodeoxychorismate synthase component I produces the protein MTHAPLIHPLPHPIDLLALQQHDPARFPLLMESTASGTAQGRWSLLLAAQGDGLRLDADGQVRDLHDVVQPGRFLQALDRAWQHERLPHDGSHSLPFRGGWALMLDYEVASQIEPVLPARARDDGRPTALALRCPAAVLHDHHNDASFVIAEAGEQALLDALVALASTALPEAGQGWQPPQAVGEDAPQRFTDGVRRVIDYLRAGDVFQVNLSRRWSAQFAAPVSPQALYAQLRRANPAPFAGLFSAHGRHVVSSSPERLVSVHAGHAQTRPIAGTRPRFEGDDDAARIQELVGHPKERAEHVMLIDLERNDLGRICQPGTVVVDELMTVESYAHVHHIVSNVSGHLRPEVTPGEVIAATFPGGTITGCPKVRCMQIISELEQVPRGAYTGAFGWLNRDGDLDLNILIRTAEVDGHEVSFRTGAGIVVDSEPDKELDETRAKARGLLRALGQQG
- the fabF gene encoding beta-ketoacyl-ACP synthase II, which encodes MKRRVVVTGLGIVSPLGNDLASSWEGITHGRSGIGPLTNVADAYLDRFTTKIAGEVKGFDITADNELFGKYRVSGKDAKKMDPFIHYGLGASFMALHDSGLEITEANAERIGAIVGAGIGGLLGIEEQTIEFHEGKKISPFYVPKTIINMLPGQLSIISGLKGPSFSAVSACATSNHSIGTAMRMIQYGDADVMVVGGAERGSSPTALGGFCAMKAMSTRNDAPEQASRPWDKDRDGFVLGDGAGILILEEYEHAKARGAKIYCELAGFGASSDAYHMTAPSENGEGAARCMVMAMKDAGVTPEQVGYLNAHGTSTPLGDLGETMAMKTAFGDHAYKMMVSSTKSMTGHLLGAAGGVEAIFSVMALQDNVIPPTINLQQPGEGCDLDYVPNEARQAKVDVVMSNGFGFGGTNGTLIFKRI
- the acpP gene encoding acyl carrier protein, giving the protein MSTIEERVKKIVVEQLGVKEEEVTNSASFVDDLGADSLDTVELVMALEEEFECEIPDEEAEKISTVQAAIDYIKAHVKA
- the fabG gene encoding 3-oxoacyl-ACP reductase FabG, producing MSKPLQGEIALVTGASRGIGAAIADLLAAQGATVIGTATTESGAAAIGERLAAHGGHGRALNVTDAAALDSVLDGIAKEFGPISILVNNAGITRDNLLMRMKDEDWASIIDTNLTSVFRTSKAVMRGMMKARKGRIINIASVVGVTGNAGQANYAAAKAGIIGFSKSLAKEIGSRGVTVNVVAPGFIDTDMTKALPEEARTALINDIALERLGSPEDIAHAVAFLASPAAGYITGETLHVNGGMYMP
- the fabD gene encoding ACP S-malonyltransferase, whose product is MTVSTLAFVFPGQGSQSVGMVAELAELHPQVREAFTEASDGAGVDLWALSQGGPEEMLNRTEYTQPALLAASIGVWRAWNAVGGPRPSVLAGHSLGEYTALVASGALSLHDGAHLVRLRGQLMQEAAPAGVGAMAAVLGAEDQLVLDVCAEAAGSQVVVPANFNSPGQIVIGGDAEAVDRALALLAEKGVRKAVKLAVSVPSHTPLMREAANRLAEVMAGLSWQAPQLPVVQNVDAKVHDGLDAIRTALVQQLYQPVQWTGCVQALAARGITQVAECGPGKVLTGLVKRIDKAIDGRSLATPGDFEAAREAWSA
- a CDS encoding serine/threonine protein phosphatase, giving the protein MVEPIVIEGQRAWLKQYGKGSRALALGLLNVIARRFHLDALRPPPHRGGDAARETEARRLAELQAQGVNVPGVLGSGHAALVIGDNGSSFNTCLREADDAQRDRLVMAAMQSLAEAHARGAYFGQPLPRNLTWDGEKVGFIDFEEDPLEVMDLAEAQARDWLMFGYGVAKYYADRPEQLQAMMGEAMGAVQAPVREHVHAVSGRLRSLARVCMKLGRSARALAHSIFITHGASTAGVLMLVGLCVDFLADGDLDVLQLFC
- a CDS encoding beta-ketoacyl-ACP synthase III, translating into MSKRIYSRIAGTGSYLPEKVLTNADLEKMVETSDEWIQSRTGIRERHIAAEGETTSDLGYQAALRALEAAGIDASQLDMIVVGTTTPDLIFPSTACLIQAKLGVAGCPAFDVNAACSGFVFALGVADKFIRSGDCKHVLVIGTETLTRMVDWNDRTTCVLFGDGAGAVVLKADEETGILSTHLHADGSKKELLWNPVGVSTGFKGGANGGGTINMKGNDVFKYAVKALDSVVDETLAANGLDKSDLDWLIPHQANLRIIEATAKRLDMSMEQVVVTVDKHGNTSSGSVPLALDAAVRSGKVERGQLLLLEAFGGGFTWGSALLRY
- the rpmF gene encoding 50S ribosomal protein L32, coding for MAVQKSRVTPSRRGQRRSHDALSAKQLSTDPTTGEVHLRHHITADGFYRGKKVIQTKTSAVEED
- a CDS encoding YceD family protein — its product is MSANVPETLDAWRMVVARRRFDGQVSLAELTRLQGLVADTDGECVYSLEFGRDDVLRVSYVELTIDTALPLICQRSMQRFLLPVKVTQRLGLIRDEDEESSLPEEYEALLVPEDGQLKPLDLVEDELVLAVPVVPLSPDGEAVDKDWAPSEEETKKANPFAALAALKKQ